In the genome of Chrysoperla carnea chromosome 5, inChrCarn1.1, whole genome shotgun sequence, the window TCTTCGATAACTATTTAACGAATGattatacagagtgtcccaGGAGTAACGGGCGTCCTTGttgaattatgtaaataataaaattctaagacgaaaagtcctcttttatttttgaagatcCGCCAATCAGAAGCGTGGGAAGGCAGGGggaggatttttttttaaatctgctGTTTCTACGCAAATTAAAAGTTTGAATGTGGAAAGATTGGAGGGATCTGTTGAAGAGTTTCATtcgatcttaaaaatatataattatttgttaaatttttagagtgatagtgtaaaaaaattacaaattgaaaataaaaatttagaagatGAGCGTACAAAGTTATTACAACAATTACAAACAGCAAACGATGCAATTGGTAAAAATGACGATCATTTAACAATGTTACAGCAACGAttacaattaaaagaaactGAAAATCATTGTTTGCGTAAAGAAATCGATGGCTTAAAAAAAGATCTTAGATCACAAGGATCGATGACATCTTCAAGTGAAGTTCGATTAAATCGAGCTTTAGAAGAAATTGAACGcttaaagtataatataaaagagaATAAAATGGAACTTAAGGTTTGTATTATACTAGTTATCAAATCTGACTATATCTAatgattttttgtatgtttaggAAGCTCGAGAAAGTAATGGCAAAGAATTACAAGAGTTACGGATAAAAAATAAACGCTTGGAAAATCAAAAAGCAGATTTATCCAATGCTGTCAAAAAGCAAtctttattaattgataatttaaaacggcaaaaagtattttattaaaataaatttactttaaacaataattctgataccaataaaaattttttagttacatCTTGAAGCAAgcaaactattaaatattaccGAAGaggaatttctaaaaatattagattGGACTATAACAAGTAAAAGCGATTCGCCAAAAACTGTTACAAAAGATGTTAAAGTCCATAACAAAGTTGATGACGTTAAAGTTGAAGAAGTGAATTGTCAATAAGATGCATatgcgaaatatttttttattcggttttaaacttttcatttaatgtttgatgatatttatatttatgtataatgatTGTATTTAGAATAACTAAGGGCAAAGTGACACACTGATTTTTTGTGATGAGTATTTCGACTAGGATAGAGGTTGCccaatatgtaaaaatattttccaactttaaaactaacaatttattactttaaaaaagtataaacttAATTATTTGTCCCTATTGTCCTTAGTAAAATGATGTTCGTCGGAATATTACTCGCCAGATATTTGTCGATTTTCGAAATTCAGTGTAATACTTGGCTCTTAATTACCGTAAACACGGCCACTTGTGcaataaatttcattgtacataaatttttgggtaaattttattgaatgttcTTCGCTTAACCTGCTAATATTAGATTTTcctacaaatatttttggtttttatgaTGTTACATTAAAACTAAATAGAAAGGTCTAAAAGCTACTGGTCTCCGTTGCGCTAATTTTCGCCGAAGTTATTTAAGTttgcagaaaaatgttttaaatctagttatttgttattttaaaaacctcATCTTTTTCCGGTGACGAATGTGAGCTTATTTTTAGCCCTCTGCACTCAATAatcaaagttttattgaaaatttgtgcTGTTCATCATGTTTTTACAATAACCTGTATAAATGTCCTATTTATCAGGTACTGAATGCTAAAAAGGTCCGTAGGTAAATTTCAGTTTTATCGCGCAAGAGTgataaatgtcaaaatatttaaaaatagtggcatgttattagaaaaaatataaataatggctgaaacaagtagttttacttttaaaaaacgacaaattaaaaataaaataacacgaAAACGAGCAAGAAGTTCTTCGGAAGGTAACAAATTATTCtctcaaacaaaaattcaattttgaaatcaaaatccTTAC includes:
- the LOC123300412 gene encoding testis-expressed protein 9, translating into MLQQRLQLKETENHCLRKEIDGLKKDLRSQGSMTSSSEVRLNRALEEIERLKYNIKENKMELKEARESNGKELQELRIKNKRLENQKADLSNAVKKQSLLIDNLKRQKLHLEASKLLNITEEEFLKILDWTITSKSDSPKTVTKDVKVHNKVDDVKVEEVNCQ